Genomic window (Myxocyprinus asiaticus isolate MX2 ecotype Aquarium Trade chromosome 50, UBuf_Myxa_2, whole genome shotgun sequence):
gagacattgcgtaaTGATGCAATTGGGACTATGTCAGTGGTATCACGTGGTCTGAAACctgtatacaatcacgccaatttattggctgatggcacttaagcaaTGCCCATAGGGAGTCATGTCACGGGCTCTATATAGGCAAGCGCTTGGTGCCATCTCGCCAGATTTTCTGTAAAaggcatgagcctatgcagcAACTAGAGTGTGTGGCCAGCTACGCAACGTATCATTCCCTTTCAGGGAACTTTTATGTTCACAGTTTTGATAGAATATAATAGGATTTGACAACCTATGTTGATGTTGAAGTTTTATTTCTTCCCAATAACCATAGTAGTTTCTTGTATCTTTAATAAGACGTATTCATTTAAACTTATTTTTCCAAATGTCCACAAAAAAATCCACTGTTAAAGTAGCTCTCTAACTTacacttaataatacatttgttATGCATTGCATTGTGACAACTTTGAGGATTCATAGGGagcatttaaatgaataaaatttggCTAGttaacacaaaaaagaaaaaaaaagaagaaaaaaaaaagaaaatctgttttcagacagtttcatgtaaatgaaccggttaaaataaacttGTATTTAGTATTTGGATCTCAGATTCATTTTATTTAGTCGGTTCTTTAAGACGGTTCATGTAAAGTATTACGTTTAAATTTATGATTAATTTAATGTTCATTGTCACCCTATTTGtctaacccttacaaaaactaACCATTGCTTTTACTATAGTAgttttgtagtaaccatgactgtagtaactattgttaattttgtggttaatgtGGTTTTACTTTATATACCAATGTTAAACaatggttactacagtaaaaccatggttaatttttttaagGGAATGTCACTCTATTTAAATATGTAACTAATCAGAACTCTGTTTGCAGACTTAAATAATATAATCTCATTGTTATTTATGTACaatattttcttctttctttaaatagcttcagtgtagttaaCTACTTTCTATTAGTGGAGCTTGTAGTTTAAAGTAGCATCTCCACCACTTAAAATGAATAGAGAAACTCATATGGCAACttgatatttatgaaatatttatataatttacctGACacatgacatttatgaaaaatacccttgtcctaATAACCTTTTAGTTACAATCTACCTTAATTAATgcaggttttattgtgttcacttgtttacacaACAGCTGTTacaagaatatgatgatattacaattttattttggtGAAAAGAATTCACAATCACATTAGAATTTAAGACTAGTTTTTAACTaaatgtttgaaaccaacatataaaaccacagcaagagaaaacacatttgtgtcATTTGACTTTTGATTGAAAACCATAGTTTCTGAGATGTAGTCCCTGTGACAACTttcctgtgtgacaactagccccagtgtcccttgtatatacagtacagtaatgtaaagtgttaccaacttaAACACATAAGAGTTTCATTTTAAgacttcaaaattatttttattattattattattattattattattatctggtGGACATGactgtggaaaaaaaaactgACGTTTGATGGATGCTCCCTTGACTcctaaaagcatttcaaaacagtaTATACTGCCACATAGTGTCTCAAATGAGAGGTTGCAGTGTTACTGTGCAGAATACAGTATTTCTCACTTCTGCTTTTTCATCCTGCATACACAAATGGTTTGATGAAACATTATTAGGTGATaccattactttttttattaacaatagaaaaaattattatattaatgtattatttttaagcTCCGGTTGACCTTCTGGTTCAgtttcaaatatacagtactgtgcaaaagtcttaggcacataagatgttccacaaaaatatttgtcttaagatagttatgtatattttcagctttagtgtgtcaataggaaatataaatgttagactcccaaactttacttttgtaaatagaaaagattagaatagaagaacagggagccctgcaacagatgtcattgcccccacagagccccccactgaacatcgtgtcagtctgagattacataaagagacagaagcaattgagacagcctaaatacatagaagaactgtggtgaattctccaagaagcttggaacattctatctgccaacaaccaagaaaaactgtgtccaggtgtccctaggagaattggtgctgttttaaaggcaaaggtggtcacaccgaatattgatttagcttttttatgctcactggactttgtgtgacattaagtgataaatgaaaactatttatttcattatttttgaagacatccacactatgcaacTTTTTTCActagtgcctaaaacgtttgcacagtactgtatatacagtacatatatacttaaatatgtgtatatgtgtgcgtgcgtgtgtgtgcgtgcgtgcgtgtgcgtgcgtgcgtttaCCAGTGCTTTACTagtatacaatatactgtatagagtTAATACTGCAGTTAAGCTTAGCTGGTGACTCATTTCTATcaatacgttttattttatttatttatttatttatttatttatttatgtattattttcagTTTGATTCTAAGTTACTTAAATGGATTGGCATTTACATTCCAGATGGCACAATGTCTGTAATCGAAGTACATAAATGATtgcaaaattaatataaaatagcaACGCAATACGTTTTGAATAAATTTAGctaaagtacatttaaaagtgcattaaaatagagtgcataaaaaaataaataaataaaaacaatttttaaaaaaagaaagagtttTGCTGTGATGCTGTCCATGACGCATATACAGCTTGTTTTACTTTTGTTCTatcaaagttcaacaacatttaTAGGTCTGGTGATTCAGCACAATCATCAATGAATTTAAATATGATCTGTGTTTTTTCCACCTGTATTTCACTGGCCACTGCAAATGATGACCAAACCAATAGCAAAACCTTTTGATCAATTAAGAAAAAATACTATATTGGTCACTGATATTAGGAAGGGTAACCTATGACGCACTTAATGGTACCTAATGGAGAAACTGGCAAAGGTAAACGCACAGGAGGGAGGGGAGCCATTATGACGTCACCCGAGTGATGTCATAATGGCTATAAAACCCTGAGCAGGAATTACATTCACTTAGAGTTGAGATCGAGACCTGTGGAAGTAAATGAAGGGCTGTGATTGAGTTCTGAACTGAACTTCTTCATTGAGATCAACCGCTTTTGACAGCATCATCAACATGATCATCTCGCATTTAATGGCTTGTGGACTTTTACTGACTCTTCTATCAGCCAGCACAGAGGCAAAACCCTTAACGCAGGCAGAACAGAGAGTGAGTATTATTTATAAGGTTTATTACAACTGATAGAGTCCATGTAACACTGGCAAAGAGATGCGTAACAATCTTTTATATGCAGCTGCGCGCAAATTTGCAGGCGATTGGATTAAATTTACTGCTTAAAATCCAGTgttgaaataataattattattataattatcaaacATTATCTCAGTTTCGAAATGAGCActtttcatcatcatcatgaaAAGCGACTCAAGCATCATTATGTCAGCGCGAGCGTCTCTCCAATGGACACTTGTTCggacgcaaaaaaaaaaacaaaaaaaacttgtaGGCTATTGATTAACGTTTAATGACTTTATTTGCACGACTTATATTTATGTCATATCAACAAGTCTTACAGTTTTCTTtctcaaatattaaaatataatcatacacCCAAAGGAAAGATAAAGCTATCTTCCTCGCGCTTTTATGCGCTGCGCACTGACCCGCAATTATAGCGTGAAAAATCACGAATAAGATCTTAACATATTAATAGTTTCTCCAAGACACCGTTTATATCTGTAATAAATTTACCCTTTAAGTCTCCCGCCTCTCAGATTTTACTTATGAGGAAAAATaacccagtaatctcacatgtggctCCTCTTTTCCGAAGTTTTTCGAGTTTTGCCTAATATTACTATATGTCAACGACTGGCATTTCAGAAGTGCCTGAGACAAAAAATTAACTgcgaactccattaagtctcattgactatgaaagagcaacttctgagcaaCAAAAATGTTCTGAacggaaaaaaatattaattctgAAGACAGCGTAACACCTATATTGTATTAGAAGAATTCTCAAACAGGTTACACTGGAATATAAATGTttgttcagataaaaaaaaaaaaaaaagtgcctcgTGGTATAAACATCAAAAATCTTTTATTCAGgtcaaaaaatatgatttaatatcacTGAATCAAACTGACTACATAAGGTTACACCATCAAAAGTCCTTTTTATGGGTTATATCACTTAGAAATACAACCatattgcaggttaccactttttttaagcacatttagAAGCACATCTACCCTATTAGAAGAACCCTATTATGCTGAAATGGATTTTTGCATTGGGGAATAACGCCTCCTTATGGAGCCTATAAATGGTTAAGCATCAAAACTGTTGTTCCAAAAAGGGTTCCACTATGGTTATCTGCTGTTCTAAGTCCAAGAACCCAAATCTGATGGTTGTTATGACAATTTTACTGTATGACGTTGCACAAGGTAGAATTGTcagtaacccaaataaatttAGAtcaaatctaaattaactggtttaaatCTCTTTCAAAATGACTGAATCAACCAGTAATTAACCAGTAACCAGAATCAAAAATCATTTTTAAGAGTCTGAAAAGGCTCCTTAATGTaacaattacataatttcatCTTTTGCAGTCTATATGttcacatttaataaaataaaaatggcaaattGGATGGTTAACTAGCATATGATCTACAGTGTAATAGTAATTGAATTTCAAGTACAAATGAAGCATTTTGAGTTTAAAGCAGTTTGCATAAGTATTATTATGAGAAATGTTGTCCTAAATGTTTCATCTGTATATCTTAGTCCTTCAGGGCGCTGCTCGGAGAGGAGCTGTCCGAGTTATTAGCATCAGATGAGAGCCAGAGGAGGATGGAGAGCAGAGCGCGCCTTCTGCGGGACCTCCAGATGGACACTCGGGCAAAGAGCATGTGGGCTCGGATCCTGAATGACCAGCCCGGATCACGGAGACAGAAAGCTGGATCTAAAAAGGGAGGGACGACAGCCAGAAGCGGATGCTTCGGACACAAGATGGATAGGATAGGGACCATGAGCGGGATGGGATGTCAACCATCCCATTACCCCTCTGCAAACAATCTTTCATGGTGAGTATCTGTAGAAATCAAACTCAAGAGCATATTTAAggagctgttcacacaggacacattatAACTTTTCTTAtatgtaaatacagtatgtgcgAGATGGACATAATGTATTAGACCGTTGCGTCACAACTTGCATCTTGCGCCATAAGCACTGTTTTTAAAATGCCTCTCCTTCTGTTCCGTTCCTTTgcatccagctgtttttgaactcaagaatgtgtcctgtgtgaatggccccttaccctgtaaaaacattttcttaatcagcaTTGGTTAATATCTTGTATTCAAGTAAAATATATCAACAAacttaaaataagataaatttacttaagaaacaaaatgaatataatataccatatactgtatatactgtatagtaaacttaaacataatataatttatatgcttgaacttaattcaagatattcaGTGAAACTCTTAGTATTTTATGCAGTTTtacttacatacattttgttttaaggatgtttagtttagaaaaaaaaaagttttttgctgTGTAGATCTTTCAAAATCGTTTTTGAGGAAttaattgttaatatatatatatatatatatatatatacacttctaAAGAATTGTTGGAAAGGGAATGGGTTATGATAAAAAGAAACTTCATTGCTCAATATAGATGATATCTAATACAGTTCTTGATGCCTTAGTCTAAAAGCTTACaaatatgacatactgtatatcatctgATATGCTAAGCTGAAAATGACTTTCATTAGTGCTTGAGGCAAATGGCTTTTAAATGAGTTTATAGCAAACAGTAAGAACATGGCAGACGCTTAGCATAATTATAGGTAGCATAATTATATTACTAGCTTAATCTGACTTGTACCATGGTTGGTTAACAGATTACAAATGTGTGTGCGTACTTGTGTACTTACTGTAGAGAAGACAGTTTGAACAAGTCAAGTATGACATTGATGAGAACAATATCTGACTTAATGATGCAGGATCGTTGTAAAGAATATGACGTCAGCCACTTGTACGTGCGTAAAAGGTTGTAGTGATGTGACAGATGTCTGAGCGGATTCATCTAACAATATGCAATGTCTTTTTTCTCCCCAGAGCGTCTCATGAACTTCATAGATTTGGGACAGAATGGACTTAGTTGCTCCTCTTCTGAGGAAAAACGTAAAGAATCGGACTAACGGTACGAAGCCACTATGAGCACCATTTGTGGGGACAATGAAAcgtacaattaaaataaaatagataaaacatatgtataaaataaacTATATGGCAGATATTGTGGATAAAAGCTGTATATTGTTGCTGCTGCTGTAAATTCATGTATTTCATTCTcgcataaatgtatttatgtttaaaaaaactatttatatgtttataaaagagatatttataaatattagttttatttatgtaatattttgaaatgaatGCAAAATGCAGGTCAATTACGTTTGTAACTTTTTTGTCTCTAATAGttgtacatgttttaaaagtcattaaaaaatgcACAATGCAAAAATGGAGAAAAAGTTCCTAAAGATTACTTTTGGAAAACCAATAATCTCACTAActaaatgtttgaaatattcTTTGGTCTTAAGA
Coding sequences:
- the LOC127438745 gene encoding C-type natriuretic peptide 4-like, giving the protein MIISHLMACGLLLTLLSASTEAKPLTQAEQRSFRALLGEELSELLASDESQRRMESRARLLRDLQMDTRAKSMWARILNDQPGSRRQKAGSKKGGTTARSGCFGHKMDRIGTMSGMGCQPSHYPSANNLS